A single region of the Plantactinospora soyae genome encodes:
- a CDS encoding MFS transporter, whose translation MTALRQYLGVWRIPGAPMLLIAGIIGRLGIGMTPLALLLVVEQVTGRYALAAVAGGVYALAGAALSPIAGRIADRIGPSRVLLITAVAHPVALIGLLLASRAGSDGLTLIFVASAVAGATYPPLTAAIRGAWNDLTDPASGRYALRNTALAAETSLFELVFVIGPTLVAVFILVADAAAALIGAAVVTLAGTAIVALGPVMRGWRPHPTDSHAKGLGPLRVGGFPALLFCVAGLGIAFGAAGVAVPAYASGHDVDNAESVAGILLAMWGTGSAIGGIWFGTRKPSRNAARQFAQLLGLLAATFAVFAVMPGPVALGIALVVGGATIAPALTLENTMVGRISPASMLNEAYTWVVTVAVAASAAGGAGAGVLADQVGVPWAFLFAGAAVAAAAVVAAMPAGSIARAEALAEVRMEQALAADPT comes from the coding sequence GTGACCGCGCTGCGTCAGTACCTGGGAGTCTGGCGAATTCCAGGTGCGCCGATGCTGCTGATCGCCGGCATCATCGGCAGACTCGGCATCGGCATGACCCCACTGGCGCTGCTGCTGGTCGTCGAACAGGTCACCGGCCGGTACGCACTGGCCGCCGTCGCCGGTGGGGTGTACGCGCTCGCGGGTGCCGCGCTCAGCCCGATCGCCGGCCGGATCGCGGACCGGATCGGGCCGAGCCGGGTACTACTGATCACCGCCGTGGCCCATCCGGTGGCGCTGATCGGACTGCTGCTCGCCAGCCGCGCCGGCTCGGACGGACTGACGCTGATCTTCGTCGCCTCGGCGGTGGCCGGGGCGACGTACCCACCGTTGACCGCCGCCATCCGGGGCGCCTGGAACGACCTGACCGACCCCGCCTCCGGCCGGTACGCCCTGCGCAACACCGCACTCGCCGCCGAGACGTCCCTGTTCGAGCTGGTCTTCGTGATCGGCCCGACACTGGTCGCGGTCTTCATACTGGTGGCCGACGCCGCGGCGGCGCTGATCGGAGCGGCGGTGGTCACACTGGCCGGTACGGCGATCGTCGCCCTCGGCCCGGTGATGCGCGGCTGGCGCCCGCATCCGACCGACAGCCACGCCAAGGGACTCGGCCCGCTGCGGGTCGGTGGATTCCCCGCCCTGCTGTTCTGCGTCGCCGGCCTCGGCATCGCGTTCGGCGCGGCCGGGGTGGCCGTTCCGGCGTACGCCTCCGGGCACGACGTGGACAACGCGGAGAGCGTGGCCGGGATCCTGCTCGCGATGTGGGGCACCGGCAGCGCGATCGGCGGGATCTGGTTCGGCACCCGCAAACCGTCCCGCAACGCCGCACGGCAGTTCGCCCAACTGCTCGGCCTGCTCGCGGCCACCTTCGCGGTCTTCGCGGTGATGCCCGGCCCGGTCGCGCTCGGCATCGCGCTGGTGGTCGGCGGTGCGACCATCGCACCCGCGCTCACCCTGGAGAACACCATGGTCGGGCGGATCTCGCCGGCCAGCATGCTCAACGAGGCGTACACCTGGGTCGTCACCGTGGCGGTGGCGGCCAGCGCCGCGGGTGGCGCCGGAGCCGGGGTCCTGGCCGACCAGGTCGGCGTACCGTGGGCGTTCCTCTTCGCCGGTGCGGCGGTGGCGGCCGCCGCGGTGGTCGCGGCGATGCCCGCCGGCTCGATCGCCCGAGCCGAGGCACTTGCCGAGGTACGCATGGAGCAGGCCCTCGCCGCCGACCCGACGTAG
- a CDS encoding NADH-quinone oxidoreductase subunit N: MDPVIQTVDNVALLPAYLAAGTAVLVLLADLLIARRGATVAVFAAGAVATALGAVLVGAAGTRRTFCVGDACSYLAGGRAAVVGCLFALLTLGVLALSAPLLRAGEVPSGEYCFLLACSMTGGVVLGAAGDLITLVVALETLTLPLYVLVGLRHRSVAGAEAALTFFVVSVVATAVTLLGAALLYAVTGVVHLSRLGTVFGVDGSAVNPSGGAVLNPSGGAVAADPGLLDLPLTVAAVALVVLGLAFKVAAVPFHAWAPATYDGAPVPVAAYLSTASKLGGVVALLAVTAIALPASVSGPVLAAVAVLTMTVGNLVALRQRRMVRLLAWSSVAQAGYIVAPLGALALSAGRTPEALDTAVAAAVAYTIFYVVLELAAFAAVVALRPAVADGGEIEDYRGAARRRPWVGAAFVLALVGLAGLPPGLAGLFAKVTIVRSLLDGGAGWLGLVVALNAVVGLAYYLRVAATLYAPEPVAPRAGDAAAAPVVPADPGAPALPVDAPVPATGPVRPSWAVVAALAVATLVAIVVGFAPQLLLDVAGL, from the coding sequence GTGGATCCCGTGATCCAGACCGTCGACAACGTGGCGCTGCTGCCGGCGTACCTGGCGGCCGGCACCGCCGTACTCGTGCTGCTGGCCGACCTGCTGATCGCCCGGCGCGGCGCGACGGTGGCGGTCTTCGCCGCCGGGGCCGTCGCCACCGCGCTCGGCGCGGTCCTGGTCGGCGCCGCCGGTACCCGCCGGACGTTCTGTGTCGGCGACGCCTGCTCCTACCTGGCCGGTGGCCGGGCGGCCGTGGTCGGCTGCCTGTTCGCGCTGCTCACCCTCGGTGTGCTGGCGCTCTCCGCGCCGCTGCTGCGGGCCGGCGAGGTGCCGTCGGGGGAGTACTGCTTCCTGCTCGCCTGCTCGATGACCGGCGGCGTGGTCCTCGGCGCGGCCGGTGACCTGATCACCCTGGTCGTGGCGCTGGAGACGCTGACGCTGCCGCTGTACGTGCTGGTCGGGCTCCGGCACCGCAGTGTGGCCGGCGCCGAGGCGGCACTGACCTTCTTCGTGGTGAGTGTGGTGGCGACCGCGGTGACCCTGCTCGGCGCCGCGCTGCTCTACGCGGTCACCGGCGTGGTGCACCTGAGCCGGCTCGGCACCGTCTTCGGAGTCGACGGGTCGGCGGTCAACCCGTCCGGCGGGGCGGTGCTCAACCCGTCCGGTGGGGCGGTGGCGGCCGATCCGGGGCTGCTGGACCTGCCGCTCACCGTGGCCGCGGTCGCGCTGGTGGTGCTCGGGCTGGCTTTCAAGGTGGCGGCGGTGCCGTTCCACGCGTGGGCCCCGGCCACCTATGACGGGGCGCCGGTTCCGGTGGCCGCGTACCTCTCCACCGCCTCGAAGCTCGGTGGCGTGGTCGCACTGCTCGCGGTCACCGCGATCGCGCTGCCGGCGAGCGTGTCCGGTCCGGTGCTGGCGGCGGTGGCCGTACTCACCATGACCGTCGGGAACCTGGTCGCGCTGCGGCAGCGCCGGATGGTCCGGCTGCTGGCCTGGTCCTCGGTGGCCCAGGCCGGCTACATCGTCGCCCCGCTGGGCGCCCTGGCGTTGTCCGCCGGCCGGACCCCGGAGGCACTCGACACGGCGGTGGCCGCCGCGGTGGCGTACACGATCTTCTACGTGGTGTTGGAACTGGCCGCGTTCGCCGCCGTCGTCGCGCTGCGCCCGGCGGTGGCGGACGGTGGCGAGATCGAGGACTACCGGGGCGCGGCCCGGCGCCGGCCCTGGGTCGGTGCGGCGTTCGTGCTCGCGCTGGTCGGGCTGGCCGGGCTGCCGCCGGGGCTGGCCGGACTCTTCGCGAAGGTCACCATCGTGCGATCGCTGCTGGACGGCGGAGCCGGCTGGCTCGGCCTGGTGGTGGCGCTGAACGCGGTGGTCGGGCTCGCCTACTACCTACGGGTCGCCGCGACGCTCTACGCGCCGGAGCCGGTGGCGCCCCGGGCCGGGGATGCCGCCGCCGCCCCGGTCGTCCCGGCCGATCCCGGTGCCCCGGCCCTGCCGGTCGACGCACCGGTGCCGGCCACCGGCCCGGTCCGGCCGAGCTGGGCGGTCGTCGCCGCGCTGGCCGTCGCCACCCTGGTCGCGATCGTCGTCGGGTTCGCCCCACAACTTCTCCTGGACGTCGCCGGACTGTGA
- a CDS encoding NADH-quinone oxidoreductase subunit 5 family protein yields MTGAQTLGALLPAVPFGLALVGLLLPQRSRAVAAGLGIGGAAAALVCAVALAITIDHGGTESTAEWIDFGGLSVTLGVRLDPAAALVAVAVAVVALAVQVYSVGYLHDDDRYAPYAAQISLFTAAMLLVVVAGDLIMLLVGWEVMGICSYLLIGHDRRLPEAPAAAVKAFLVTRVGDVGFLLGIVVLGVSAGSFRISDVLAHDFSPGTLTAACLLLLAGVAGKSAQFPLHTWLPDAMAGPTPISALIHAATMVAAGIYAVTRLFPLFERAPAALAVLGVMAAITLLLGALAATAQDDIKRVLAWSTVSQLGYMAGALAVGSPPAALFHLLSHAAFKALLFLAAGAVIHAVGSNLMSAMGGLRRPMPVTFWCTAIGLGALAGVPPLAGFWSKDGILVVAEQAARHHTGPAPAWVGWLVWITGLVGVGLTAWYAARLLLRTFLGASRAQTHPMDDSAGIDAPATAPAHTPIGAPHDPPGLMRWPVLLLTVPSVALGFAVFVPPFRSALALDEAHLDAFLIIPVALLLLGAGLAWWRWRADPAADPATGLGPLRPAFAQAFWLDEVQHALVVRPVRALGRLARRIDETVVDGAVEGTGRGTAGLGGGLDLLHRAGVPRAVVAVLAGALLLGIAAVALGGSA; encoded by the coding sequence ATGACTGGCGCGCAGACGCTCGGCGCGCTGCTGCCGGCCGTACCCTTCGGGCTGGCCCTGGTCGGACTGCTGCTGCCGCAGCGGTCCCGGGCGGTCGCGGCCGGCCTCGGCATCGGCGGCGCGGCGGCGGCGCTGGTCTGTGCGGTGGCGCTCGCCATCACGATCGACCATGGCGGCACCGAGTCGACCGCCGAGTGGATCGATTTCGGCGGGCTGTCGGTCACGCTCGGCGTCCGGCTCGACCCGGCCGCCGCGCTGGTGGCGGTCGCGGTGGCGGTGGTGGCGCTGGCCGTCCAGGTCTACTCGGTCGGCTACCTGCACGACGACGACCGCTACGCCCCGTACGCGGCGCAGATCAGCCTCTTCACCGCCGCGATGCTGCTGGTGGTGGTAGCCGGTGACCTGATCATGCTGCTGGTCGGCTGGGAGGTGATGGGCATCTGCTCCTATCTCCTCATCGGTCACGACCGCCGGCTGCCGGAGGCACCGGCCGCCGCCGTGAAGGCGTTCCTGGTGACCCGGGTCGGGGACGTCGGCTTCCTGCTCGGCATCGTGGTGCTCGGCGTCTCGGCCGGCAGTTTCCGGATCTCCGACGTGCTGGCCCACGACTTCAGCCCCGGTACGCTGACCGCCGCCTGCCTGCTGCTGCTCGCCGGGGTGGCCGGAAAGAGCGCCCAGTTCCCGCTGCACACCTGGTTGCCGGACGCGATGGCCGGCCCAACCCCGATCTCGGCGCTGATCCACGCCGCCACGATGGTGGCGGCCGGGATCTACGCGGTGACCCGGCTCTTCCCACTCTTCGAACGGGCACCGGCCGCGCTGGCCGTACTCGGGGTGATGGCCGCGATCACCCTGCTGCTCGGTGCGCTGGCCGCCACCGCGCAGGACGACATCAAGCGGGTACTGGCCTGGTCGACGGTCTCCCAACTCGGCTACATGGCCGGGGCGCTCGCCGTCGGTTCGCCGCCCGCCGCGCTGTTCCACCTGCTCAGCCACGCCGCGTTCAAGGCGCTGCTGTTCCTCGCCGCCGGAGCGGTGATCCACGCCGTCGGCAGCAACCTGATGTCCGCGATGGGCGGGCTGCGCCGGCCGATGCCGGTGACCTTCTGGTGTACCGCGATCGGGCTCGGCGCGCTGGCCGGGGTGCCGCCGCTGGCCGGGTTCTGGAGCAAGGACGGCATCCTGGTCGTCGCCGAGCAGGCGGCCCGGCACCACACCGGCCCGGCGCCCGCCTGGGTCGGCTGGCTGGTCTGGATCACCGGGCTGGTCGGGGTCGGGCTGACCGCCTGGTACGCCGCCCGCCTGTTGCTGCGTACCTTCCTCGGCGCGTCCCGCGCCCAGACCCATCCGATGGACGACTCCGCCGGCATCGACGCGCCGGCCACCGCACCCGCGCACACCCCGATCGGGGCGCCGCACGATCCGCCCGGACTGATGCGCTGGCCGGTACTGCTGCTCACGGTGCCGAGCGTGGCGCTCGGCTTCGCGGTCTTCGTGCCCCCGTTCCGGTCCGCGCTCGCCCTGGACGAGGCACACCTGGACGCCTTCCTGATCATCCCGGTGGCGCTGCTGCTGCTCGGCGCGGGGCTCGCCTGGTGGCGTTGGCGGGCCGATCCGGCCGCCGACCCGGCGACCGGCCTGGGGCCGCTGCGCCCGGCCTTCGCCCAGGCCTTCTGGCTCGACGAGGTCCAGCACGCGCTCGTCGTACGTCCGGTGCGGGCGCTCGGCCGGCTCGCCCGCCGGATCGACGAGACGGTGGTGGACGGCGCCGTCGAGGGGACCGGTCGGGGTACGGCGGGTCTGGGCGGCGGGCTGGACCTGCTGCACCGGGCCGGGGTACCCCGGGCGGTGGTCGCGGTGCTGGCCGGGGCCCTGCTGCTCGGCATCGCCGCCGTGGCGCTGGGGGGCTCCGCATGA
- the nuoK gene encoding NADH-quinone oxidoreductase subunit NuoK — MRPVIPYVIAAALFGLGVYGVLRRRNAVLVLMAVELMLNAVNLLLVTANAAPLHAALGTAAPAGTPETGALPFTGQAFTLFVIVIAAAEVGVGLAIVLQLYRLRGTVAIDDVRLDEHTPDAGPRGIMDAPARTGAATAVATGPAGGRSTGPKTGPSTGPVR; from the coding sequence ATGAGACCCGTCATCCCGTACGTCATCGCCGCCGCCCTCTTCGGGCTGGGCGTGTACGGCGTACTGCGCCGCCGCAACGCCGTACTGGTGCTGATGGCGGTCGAGCTGATGCTCAACGCGGTCAATCTGCTCCTGGTCACCGCGAACGCGGCACCGCTGCACGCGGCCCTCGGTACGGCGGCACCGGCCGGCACCCCCGAGACCGGTGCGCTGCCGTTCACCGGACAGGCGTTCACGCTCTTCGTCATCGTGATCGCCGCTGCCGAGGTCGGGGTGGGGCTGGCGATCGTGCTCCAGCTCTACCGGCTGCGTGGCACGGTGGCGATCGACGACGTACGCCTCGACGAGCACACCCCCGACGCCGGCCCACGCGGGATCATGGACGCGCCAGCGAGGACGGGAGCGGCAACGGCGGTGGCGACGGGGCCAGCGGGTGGACGGTCGACCGGACCGAAGACAGGGCCGTCGACGGGGCCGGTCCGATGA
- a CDS encoding complex I subunit 4 family protein: protein MSLGAIGLVAVLALPALGAAVLAVLPARVDRAARITGTAFAAVAFVLSVLLALGADGNWFGYRPRGAGGPGVRPWHDLDLTWVPGLDLRFHLGVDGVSYPLVVLTALLTLLCCAYTAWRVPAPGRGRTLVALLLVVEVGILGTFLALDLVLFFLFFEVVLLPMYAIIAIWGGEDRRHAARKFALYTLFGSVLLLVGVFTVVTAAGTADLVDLTGGGELSRGTQLAAFTLLAIAFAVKSPLWPLHSWLPDAHTQAPTVGSVILAGVLLKMGTYGLIRVAVGVAPEGARWAAPVLGTLAVAAIIVGSLVCLAQSELKRLIAYSSVGHMGFVLLGVATLTATGIQAALIGNIAHGVITGLLFFLAGAIKDRTHTGSLAELGGLRESTPRLAGLLGFAAIASLGLPGLAGFWGEAFAVVAAWRVGGPFWTTLAVLAALGGALTAAYLLRLLRRVTHGPTTPAVLTLTPGLAGAELAAWGPLVLLALAIGLAPTLVLGYAEVPVGALLEAIR, encoded by the coding sequence ATGAGCCTCGGCGCGATCGGACTGGTCGCCGTACTGGCGCTGCCCGCACTGGGCGCGGCGGTGCTCGCCGTACTGCCGGCCCGGGTCGACCGGGCAGCCCGGATCACCGGTACGGCCTTCGCGGCGGTCGCCTTCGTACTCAGTGTGCTGTTGGCGCTCGGCGCGGACGGCAACTGGTTCGGCTACCGTCCGCGTGGCGCCGGCGGACCCGGCGTACGGCCCTGGCACGACCTCGACCTGACCTGGGTACCCGGTCTCGACCTGCGGTTCCACCTCGGGGTCGACGGAGTGTCCTATCCGCTCGTGGTGCTGACCGCGCTGCTGACGCTGCTCTGCTGCGCGTACACGGCGTGGCGGGTGCCGGCGCCGGGGCGGGGCCGGACCCTGGTCGCACTGCTGCTGGTCGTCGAGGTCGGCATCCTGGGCACCTTCCTCGCTCTCGACCTCGTGCTCTTCTTCCTCTTCTTCGAGGTCGTACTGCTGCCGATGTACGCGATCATCGCGATCTGGGGTGGCGAGGACCGGCGGCACGCGGCCCGGAAGTTCGCCCTCTACACCCTCTTCGGCTCGGTGCTGCTGCTGGTCGGCGTCTTCACCGTGGTCACCGCCGCCGGCACCGCCGACCTGGTCGACCTGACCGGCGGCGGCGAGCTGTCCCGGGGTACCCAGTTGGCCGCGTTCACCCTGCTCGCGATCGCGTTCGCGGTGAAGAGTCCGCTCTGGCCGCTGCACTCCTGGCTGCCGGACGCGCACACCCAGGCGCCGACCGTGGGCAGCGTCATCCTGGCCGGGGTACTGCTGAAGATGGGCACGTACGGGCTGATCCGGGTCGCGGTCGGAGTCGCGCCGGAGGGGGCCAGGTGGGCCGCGCCGGTGCTCGGTACGCTCGCGGTGGCGGCGATCATCGTCGGCTCGCTGGTCTGCCTGGCGCAGAGCGAGTTGAAGCGGCTGATCGCGTACTCCAGCGTCGGGCACATGGGTTTCGTGCTGCTCGGGGTCGCCACGCTGACCGCCACCGGCATCCAGGCCGCCCTGATCGGCAACATCGCGCACGGCGTCATCACCGGCCTGCTCTTCTTCCTCGCCGGGGCGATCAAGGACCGGACGCACACCGGGTCGCTGGCCGAGCTGGGCGGGCTGCGGGAGAGCACACCCCGGTTGGCCGGGCTGCTCGGCTTCGCCGCGATCGCCTCACTCGGGCTGCCCGGTCTCGCCGGGTTCTGGGGGGAGGCGTTCGCGGTGGTCGCCGCGTGGCGGGTCGGCGGGCCGTTCTGGACCACGCTGGCCGTACTCGCGGCGCTGGGCGGGGCGCTGACGGCGGCGTACCTGCTCCGGCTGCTGCGCCGGGTCACCCACGGTCCGACGACACCGGCGGTTCTGACCCTGACGCCGGGACTGGCCGGAGCCGAGCTGGCCGCCTGGGGACCGCTGGTGCTGCTCGCCCTCGCGATCGGGTTGGCCCCGACCCTGGTGCTCGGCTACGCCGAGGTGCCGGTCGGGGCACTGCTGGAGGCGATCCGATGA
- a CDS encoding NADH-quinone oxidoreductase subunit J family protein codes for MTAADVLMIALGAVAVGAGVLVVATRHLVRAGLYLVVCLGAVAGLYLVLTAELVAWVQLLIYVGAVVVLLLFAVMLTRAPIGAADDLDRPGWPAALIGGGTGLGLAALLVDAFRWSTVDLPEPGTAEQLGAELFQSWVLPFEVLSVLLLSALVGAIAISVRIPGRRQ; via the coding sequence GTGACGGCCGCGGACGTACTGATGATCGCCCTGGGAGCGGTCGCGGTCGGTGCCGGCGTGCTGGTGGTCGCCACCCGGCACCTGGTCCGGGCCGGCCTCTACCTGGTGGTCTGCCTCGGCGCGGTCGCCGGGCTCTACCTGGTACTCACCGCCGAGCTGGTGGCCTGGGTGCAGTTGCTGATCTACGTCGGCGCGGTCGTGGTGCTGCTGCTCTTCGCGGTGATGCTGACCCGGGCACCGATCGGCGCCGCCGACGACCTCGACCGTCCCGGCTGGCCGGCCGCGCTGATCGGCGGCGGGACCGGGCTGGGCCTGGCCGCCCTGCTGGTCGACGCGTTCCGCTGGTCCACAGTCGACCTGCCGGAGCCGGGGACGGCCGAGCAGTTGGGCGCCGAGCTCTTCCAGTCCTGGGTACTGCCGTTCGAGGTGCTCTCCGTACTGCTGCTCTCCGCCCTGGTCGGGGCGATCGCGATCAGCGTACGGATTCCGGGGCGGCGGCAATGA
- the htpX gene encoding zinc metalloprotease HtpX has protein sequence MHSHHNRLKTAALLGLLTALILGVGYGFGGGGGLVIAVLLSLAMNAGSYFWSDKLALRSMRAKPVTEAEFPALYQMVRELATEAGQPMPRLYVSPTMQPNAFATGRNPQHAAVAVTTGITQILDYRELRGVIGHELSHVYNRDILISSVAAGLAGIITTLAYLAWFIPLGGGDDEDSPNPAALLLMLILGPIAASVIQLAISRNREFQADASGATLTKDPLALASALRKIHNGTQRMPLPADNRLTSTAHLMIDNPFKGGGMASLFSTHPKMEERVRRLEQMAANSGPVQFQR, from the coding sequence GTGCATAGCCATCACAACCGGCTCAAGACGGCCGCGCTACTTGGCCTGCTCACCGCTCTGATCCTCGGCGTCGGTTACGGGTTCGGCGGAGGTGGCGGTCTGGTGATCGCCGTACTGCTCTCGCTGGCGATGAACGCCGGCAGCTACTTCTGGTCGGACAAGCTCGCGCTGCGGTCGATGCGGGCGAAACCGGTCACCGAGGCCGAGTTCCCCGCGCTCTACCAGATGGTCCGGGAGCTGGCCACCGAGGCCGGCCAGCCGATGCCCCGGCTGTACGTCAGCCCGACCATGCAGCCCAACGCGTTCGCCACGGGGCGTAACCCCCAGCACGCGGCGGTCGCGGTGACGACGGGCATCACGCAGATCCTGGACTACCGGGAGCTGCGGGGCGTCATCGGTCACGAGCTGTCCCACGTCTACAACCGGGACATCCTGATCTCCAGCGTCGCCGCCGGCCTGGCCGGCATCATCACCACGCTCGCCTACCTGGCCTGGTTCATTCCGCTGGGCGGTGGGGACGACGAGGACTCGCCGAACCCGGCGGCCCTGCTGTTGATGCTGATCCTCGGCCCGATCGCGGCCTCGGTGATCCAGCTGGCGATCAGCCGTAACCGGGAGTTCCAGGCGGACGCCTCCGGCGCGACGCTGACCAAGGACCCGCTGGCCCTCGCCAGCGCCCTCCGGAAGATCCACAACGGGACCCAGCGGATGCCGTTGCCGGCCGACAACCGGCTGACCAGCACCGCCCACCTGATGATCGACAACCCGTTCAAGGGTGGCGGGATGGCCAGCCTCTTCTCCACCCACCCGAAGATGGAGGAGCGGGTACGCCGCCTGGAGCAGATGGCCGCCAACAGCGGTCCGGTCCAGTTCCAGCGCTGA